From the genome of Triticum aestivum cultivar Chinese Spring chromosome 1A, IWGSC CS RefSeq v2.1, whole genome shotgun sequence:
GGTAGGACATGTTATCCCTTCTCTTCCCGAACTGAGTATGCTGGGCTGTAGGTCACGTACGTACTCTCGCACGCATTCCTCCACATGCAGACGGTTGATTGGTTAGAGCTGTGAGAGGAACTGAAGCTGCCTGAGGATGGGGTTGAGGGCCTCCATGAGCTTCTCGCAGGGGTGGTTGTGGACGCCCTCGTACGTGGTCACCACGATGCTCGTGTCCTTGGCCAGCCGCTGCACCTGCTTCTTCACGTTGCATGTGTGGTGCGTGCACCGGTAGTAGCTCCTGGATCATCACACAAATGtcggcatgcatgcatgtattaGTCGGTGAAAGACAGAACGTGATGTCTTTTAAGGCAGAAAAAACTTATTAAGCAAGCTGCTGAAAGTAATATTACTTGGCACATAGTAAAAAaaagagtatttaaccaaaaactaccacaattcgcggaaacgtgacagaaaactaccactttacgattttgtcccgaaaactaccacttttttgttaatccgtgacaaaaaactaccaagtgtGAAAACCGCTCGCTTTGCCTGGGTTAAACGCGAATCTGACTGCCCAACCCCACACATAAACGGGCTAAAAATGCAATCGGGTCCCACAAACAAACTTCACCATTTGGCCATCACACCCAAACTTCCGTTCACATGACACCTTAAGTTTGTTGGCAGGGTTAGCCTAACTGTCAACCTGTCATATATGTCTATAGCTCCATATCCCTCTCCTCTTCTTAGATATATTGAGTTTTGAGGTACCTTACCACATAGCCCATGTTGTTATATCCCTTCCCTCCTCGATTGGGTCTTTTATTGCCCCCGTCTTTCCCACACTATCGTGACACTGTTCTCCTACTTTCTTTCCAAATGTGGATCAGAACCAATGGCATTGATAAGGTCGCTAGTAGGATCATGATGGGGACCAAAGCCAAAGAACAAACAATGCACTAGCAAAAAATGTCTAATTGGCACATCTAAAGAAGTCAATGCTGGACTTACTAGGTTCTTAGCTATTCATGTGAGAATTGATTACTTGCTCATACTATGAGTCTATTTTTCGAACTTTCAATAGTTGATAACCGATATGCATGCATCAATTGCATGTGGAGAGATCACCTACAATAAGAATATCCGATCTTTATTTTCAACTCCCGGAAGCATTTTGTCGCTTGCTACGGCTGACCTTCGTCATCAAATACCAGTTAGTATATAACTAGGGGCTAGGGTGCAAATTAACGATGATGGTAACCAATTAAGCTTATGCACCTAGATAATCTACACAAAACACaacaccccgcaaaaaaaaatggGTACACAAACACACAAATGGTCTACTGTCGGCACAAAGAGCACACACAACATGTTTGATTAATTTCAAGTTTATGCATGCACGTCACATGCGAACCTGCAACGTACGTACCACGAGTGATCGTTAGCCATGGCGAGAAGAAGCGATGAACATATATACGTACCTGGGGAAGGCGCTGTTCTTGACGGCCTTCTGGCCGTACTTCCTCCACCGGTAGCCGTCGTCGAGGACGTCGTTCTCGCTCTTGGTCTGGAACGCGAaccgcggccggctcgccttccTGCTCCCCCGCCCGCGCGCACTGCCCTTCCCTTTCGTCTCCTCCCTTCCCACGCCACTACTGCTCCCTGCACcactctccggcggcggcggcggcgccgccccgCTCACCATCTCCTCCCTGCCCACACCGGCCGCCACCTGCTGCGAAGTCGACCCGGCGGCGGCGCCCGGCCCCAGCGGGAGAAGCAGAGACGCCCAGTCCACCAGCCCGGGCATGGGCATCCCCGGCTGGCCACCCAGATGATCAGCCGCAGCGTCGCACGTCGACGACTGCGGCTGCTGCTGCTCCATCAGCGGCGGAGACTGCATATACTGGAAGTGACGGAACAGCTCGTCGTCCCCTTGCAGTTGCAGGTGGTCGTCTCCCTCCCGCAAGTTCTCCATCACCGATACGGAAGTGACGCCGCTCGCCCAGCCTCGATCGGTTGCTCCGGCGGCCGGAGAGGAGACCGATGGATGGAGGAGTGACCGCAGCGTGTGACATCGAGGGGGCGCCGTGGTATATAGACGGTTGGTTGCAGCTAGCTGCGGGTAGCTGTGACCGGAGGGTGAGACGGGAAGGTGAGAGGAGTTGGGCAAACCGAGCGTGCTGGCTGCGGCATGCAAGCCAAGGACGCGatccacgggagagagagagagagagagagagagagtgagggggACGAGCTACGTAGCTCGACATCGCAACCGTTTCCCAGCTACCCGATCGGGTCGGCTCAACTGCCCCGTCCGCCCCCGCGCGCACGCACGAGCCCTCGATTAGTTTTTTACATCCCCACGTACGTACTGCCTGCGTG
Proteins encoded in this window:
- the LOC123063940 gene encoding probable WRKY transcription factor 24, yielding MENLREGDDHLQLQGDDELFRHFQYMQSPPLMEQQQPQSSTCDAAADHLGGQPGMPMPGLVDWASLLLPLGPGAAAGSTSQQVAAGVGREEMVSGAAPPPPPESGAGSSSGVGREETKGKGSARGRGSRKASRPRFAFQTKSENDVLDDGYRWRKYGQKAVKNSAFPRSYYRCTHHTCNVKKQVQRLAKDTSIVVTTYEGVHNHPCEKLMEALNPILRQLQFLSQL